The sequence TTCAGATAGATATTTACAAACCTCCTGATCTTGCCGCCTTCGGAGACCCTTTCTGCCAGTCCGGGGTAACGCGAATCAAGATCCTGTATCATGTCGATTATCTTTCCCGGTTTTCCCTCCACTACTTCCTGCCCGTCGGTCAATCTCTGAAGGGGTGTCGGGATCCTTACCTTTACTGCCATAATTACCTCCTTTCGTAATTTTGGATTTACAATTTATTTAATATCTCCTCAAAGGATGCGAGATTCGGTTTTATATGATGCGGCTCGGACACCTTACCCTGGAGTGCCTCCTGAGTCTTCATACCATTACCCGTGACACAGATAACCGTTACTTCATCTTTGTCTATATATCCCTTTTCAATCAGTTTCCTTGTAACCGCCACAGTTACGCCACCTGCTGTTTCTGCAAATATCCCTTCGGTTCTGGCGAGGAGTTTTATTCCCTCAACTATCTCGTCATCCGTGACCTCTTCACCATAACCGCCGGATTCCTTTACCACCCTGCAGGCATAGAACCCGTCTGCCGGGTTTCCTATTGCAAGTGACTTTGCTACGGTATCCGGTTTTATGGGTCGTATAACATCGGTATTGTTCTTGATGGCTGTAACAATAGGATTGCAGCCCATTGCCTGAGCAGCAAATATTTTTGGGTTTGCCTCATCTAAAATCCCCACTTCCTTGAACTCCTTAAACGCCTTCCATATCTTTGTCAGAAGTGATCCGCTTGCGCATGGGACTATAACATTGTCAGGAGCTTTCCAACCCAGTTGCTCTGCAATCTCAAACCCGATGGTTTTTGAGCCTTCAGCATAAAAGGGGCGGATATTGATATTTACAAAGGCCCAGTTGTATTTGTTTGCAATCTCGCTGCAGAGCCTGTTGACATCATCGTAATTGCCATCCACAGCTATAAGGTTAGGCTTAAATACCAGTGAGGCAACGATCTTGGTGGCCTCGAGTGAGGCGGGTATGAATATAAACCTGTTGAACCCGGCCTTTGCCCCATGGGCAGAGACTGAATG is a genomic window of Nitrospirota bacterium containing:
- a CDS encoding MoaD/ThiS family protein, whose amino-acid sequence is MAVKVRIPTPLQRLTDGQEVVEGKPGKIIDMIQDLDSRYPGLAERVSEGGKIRRFVNIYLNEEDIRFLKAEETEVKDGDEVSIVPAIAGGRGNS
- the thrC gene encoding threonine synthase; translation: MGFVTGLQCRECGRKYNIEPIYVCEFCFGPLEVVYDYQEIKKAVSRTTIEGRAENLWRYKELMPIEGEPQVGLNSGFTPLIKAENLASIFGVKELYIKDDTVAHPTLSFKDRVVAVALTKAKEFGFDTVACASTGNLAHSVSAHGAKAGFNRFIFIPASLEATKIVASLVFKPNLIAVDGNYDDVNRLCSEIANKYNWAFVNINIRPFYAEGSKTIGFEIAEQLGWKAPDNVIVPCASGSLLTKIWKAFKEFKEVGILDEANPKIFAAQAMGCNPIVTAIKNNTDVIRPIKPDTVAKSLAIGNPADGFYACRVVKESGGYGEEVTDDEIVEGIKLLARTEGIFAETAGGVTVAVTRKLIEKGYIDKDEVTVICVTGNGMKTQEALQGKVSEPHHIKPNLASFEEILNKL